DNA sequence from the Staphylococcus epidermidis genome:
GCTGGAGGATGCGCGACAGGAACTTGGTATAGGGCTGGTGAAGGGTTAATTGGAAGTTGGGTGGCATTAATATTTTATGCATTGACTTCAGCCGTAACTAAAACTGGGGTACTTCTTCCAATAATGAATCAAATAAATAAACCGACGCAAGTCAGCACAAGTATGACGAGTACAACAGGTATACCACAATGGATTCTCGTCATGTTATTAACTGTAATTACAATATTTTTAGTTGTGAAAACAATTCGAAAACCTAAAATAATGGTGCCCCAACTTAAACAAAAATATAGTGGTATTAGACATTACCTATTTGAAAAAAGATATCATCCATTTGTTGCTGGCATTGCAATAGGTTTTATTGCTCTACTTGCTTGGCCTATGAGTGAATCTACTGGGAGAATGGGTGGCTTAGGTATAACAACACCATCTGCAAATCTTGTAAATTATCTTATTTCAGGAGATTTAAAATTTATTGATTGGGGTGTGCTTTTGGTACTAGGTATATTCATAGGTTCTTATATAGCTGCAAAAGGGTCTAAAGAGTTTAGATGGAGATTGCCAGATATTAAGACAATTCGCAATAGTGCGCTTGGTGGTATATTTATGGGATTTGGTGCTTCAGTTGCAGGTGGTTGCTCTATCGGTAATGGTTTAGTTGAGACAGCTACAATGAGTTGGCAAGGATGGATTGCTTTAGCCTCTATGATTATTGGTGTTTGGTTTATGAGTTATTTTATTTTTGTAAAACCTATGAAAAAGTTACAACAAGTATCTCAAAGCTAAGATTGGTTATTCTAATGTGACATTAGATAAAGTGAATGAGGAGGTATATCAATGGTATACGAATTAGGAACAGTAGGGATGGTTTGTCCATTTCCTTTAATAGAAGCACAAAAGAAAATGAATGAATTAAATCAAGGGGATGAATTGAAAATCGATTTCGATTGCACCCAGGCTACGGAAGCATTACCTAATTGGGCTGCAGAAAATGGATATCCAGTTACAAACTATGAGCAACTTGATGATGCATCATGGACGATTACTATTCAAAAGGCATAAAAATTTATAGTTATAAAGTTGATAAACAGATTTTTTGAGGATAGGAAATTAAGCAAATTTAATTATAGATGTGATTGACGAGAAAAAAGTTAAATTAAGTAGCTATTAGCTATATCGTTGAAAGAAAGAGCTAAACTTGAAGACTGTTTTTAATTTAATGAAATTCGTTAGTAGAATTATGATAGCCTGAGACAACAATCATTGTCCCAGGCTTATTTATTATTGTAATGAGATAACTAAATCAAGATTATCTTTTTATTATACTCATTACTAACATAGTGTAACGAAAATAATATGTTTTTAGTACAACGCTTATATATACAATGTAACTTAAAGTGACATTCTGTGTAACATGACCTTACCTAATTTTGCTTTTAAAAAAACACTCATTATGATGTTTTTAAAGGAAGTGGTAAGTATGAATATGAATGATACAATATTTCTATTTTTATGT
Encoded proteins:
- a CDS encoding YeeE/YedE family protein, whose translation is MVWTIISGLVVGILLGFVMQRTRFCLAGGFRDMYVQKSNKMFYALLIAITVQSIGLLILKNLNIIEVPAETFPVIGTILGSFVFGIGIVLAGGCATGTWYRAGEGLIGSWVALIFYALTSAVTKTGVLLPIMNQINKPTQVSTSMTSTTGIPQWILVMLLTVITIFLVVKTIRKPKIMVPQLKQKYSGIRHYLFEKRYHPFVAGIAIGFIALLAWPMSESTGRMGGLGITTPSANLVNYLISGDLKFIDWGVLLVLGIFIGSYIAAKGSKEFRWRLPDIKTIRNSALGGIFMGFGASVAGGCSIGNGLVETATMSWQGWIALASMIIGVWFMSYFIFVKPMKKLQQVSQS
- a CDS encoding sulfurtransferase TusA family protein, producing MVYELGTVGMVCPFPLIEAQKKMNELNQGDELKIDFDCTQATEALPNWAAENGYPVTNYEQLDDASWTITIQKA